In Beijerinckia indica subsp. indica ATCC 9039, the genomic window GCGAGACATTTTTGCCGGGAGCGGTTCTGACCCGGGTCGCATCGAGCCACATTCGGATCGGCACCTTCCAGTTTTTTGCCGCGCGCGGCGACGTGGAAGGCCTGCGCGCTTTGGCCGATCATGTCATTGCCAGGCACTATCCTGAAGCCGCCGACAAGGCCTCACCTTATCTGGCCCTCCTGGATGCGGTCATTATGGCGCTCGCGGCCCTTGTCGCACAATGGATGTCGGTCGGCTTTATCCATGGTGTCATGAATACGGATAATATGTCGGTTGCCGGTGAGACCATCGATTATGGTCCTTGCGCCTTCATGGATACCTATGACCCGGAAACGGTGTTCAGTTCGATCGATCATGGCGGGCGCTATGCCTATAACAATCAGGCTCCCATCGCCCGGTGGAATCTGGCGCGGCTGGCGGAGACCCTGCTACCCCTGATCGCCGATGACCAACAACAAGCCTTGCCGATGGCGCAAAAATCCATCGGCACATTCGACGCGCATTTCGAGGCCGCCTATCTCGCCGCCATGCGGCGGAAGCTCGGCCTGTTCACGCAACAAGAAGAGGATAAGGCGCTCATCAAGACGCTTTTTGCGACGATGGCACGCAATGGCGCTGATTTTACGCTGACCTTCCGCGCCTTGAGCCAGGCCGCCGCGAGCCAAGACGCGGAAGACAGGCTCAGGTCCTTGTTCAAGGATCCGGCGGATTGCGATGCCTGGATTGCCGGGTGGCGGCAAAGGCTCGCGCAAGAACCGCAAGATCCCATGGAACGACAGCAAGCGATGCGGAGGGTCAATCCCGCCTATATTCCCCGCAACCATAGGGTCGAGGCCGTCATTGCTGCAGCGATCGGGCAGAACGATTTCTCTCCCTTCGAGAAACTTCTCTCCATCGTGACCGATCCCTATTCGGACCAGCCGGATTTTTCGCATTATATGGAGCCGCCAGCCGCGCATGAGCGCGTTTTGCAGACCTTTTGCGGGACATGAGCGGCGAGCTAAATTATGGCTGTGGTTCGGGCGCATCGCAGGATGGCGTAAAAGAGTGCAAAGGATGCGCGCTCATGGCTTTGAGATTACTCAAAAATGAAGCAATTTCAATCGTATAGATTTTCCGTCGCGCCGATGATGGAATGGACCGATCGGCATTGCCGCGTTTTTCATCGGCTTTTGTCGCGTCG contains:
- a CDS encoding protein adenylyltransferase SelO, producing MTRFAFEHTYGRLPDRFFARVSPTPVASPRLIRLNEALATDLQLDAASLLSPEGAEIFAGNRIPDEAEPIAIAYAGHQFGQFVPQLGDGRAILLGELLDRRGIRRDVQLKGAGRTPFSRRGDGRATLGPVLREYLVSEAMAALGIPTTRALAAVVTGEMVPRETFLPGAVLTRVASSHIRIGTFQFFAARGDVEGLRALADHVIARHYPEAADKASPYLALLDAVIMALAALVAQWMSVGFIHGVMNTDNMSVAGETIDYGPCAFMDTYDPETVFSSIDHGGRYAYNNQAPIARWNLARLAETLLPLIADDQQQALPMAQKSIGTFDAHFEAAYLAAMRRKLGLFTQQEEDKALIKTLFATMARNGADFTLTFRALSQAAASQDAEDRLRSLFKDPADCDAWIAGWRQRLAQEPQDPMERQQAMRRVNPAYIPRNHRVEAVIAAAIGQNDFSPFEKLLSIVTDPYSDQPDFSHYMEPPAAHERVLQTFCGT